One part of the Paraburkholderia flagellata genome encodes these proteins:
- the rsmH gene encoding 16S rRNA (cytosine(1402)-N(4))-methyltransferase RsmH: MGQGLQHRTVLLDEAVNALVTRADGVYVDGTFGRGGHSRAILGRLAEAGRLIAFDKDPLAIATAQTIGDARFSIVHESFASLRDELASRGVGRVSGVLLDLGVSSPQFDDPQRGFSFRADGPLDMRMDPTRGESAADWLARATVQELTEVIRDYGEERFAFQIAKALVARRAESDRLGPLDSTGELAQIVANVVKTREKGKDPATRTFQAIRIHVNQELAELQVVLEAALSLLEQGGRLVVISFHSLEDRIVKRFMQAHASAPAVDRRLPIRAVDLPSPPLKLLGRVFASDEEVAANPRARSAVMRTAERVTP, from the coding sequence ATGGGACAGGGACTGCAGCATCGCACGGTGCTGCTAGACGAAGCGGTGAACGCGCTGGTCACGCGCGCGGACGGCGTCTATGTGGACGGCACGTTCGGCCGCGGCGGGCACAGTCGCGCGATCCTCGGGCGCCTGGCAGAGGCGGGGCGCCTGATCGCGTTCGACAAGGACCCGCTTGCAATCGCCACGGCGCAAACCATTGGCGACGCGCGGTTTTCGATCGTGCATGAGAGTTTTGCTTCGCTGCGCGACGAGCTCGCGTCGCGCGGGGTGGGGCGTGTGTCGGGAGTGTTGCTGGACCTTGGCGTGTCGTCGCCGCAGTTCGACGATCCGCAGCGCGGTTTCAGTTTCCGCGCGGATGGCCCGCTCGACATGCGGATGGACCCGACGCGCGGCGAGTCCGCCGCTGACTGGCTCGCTCGGGCCACGGTGCAGGAACTGACGGAGGTAATTCGGGATTATGGGGAAGAACGGTTTGCTTTTCAGATTGCAAAGGCGCTTGTTGCTCGCCGGGCAGAGTCCGACCGTCTCGGGCCTCTCGACAGCACGGGCGAGCTTGCCCAAATCGTGGCTAACGTCGTCAAAACCCGTGAGAAGGGTAAGGACCCGGCAACCCGCACCTTTCAAGCTATACGGATTCACGTCAATCAAGAGCTTGCGGAGCTGCAGGTCGTTCTAGAAGCAGCGTTGTCGTTGCTGGAACAGGGGGGGCGGCTGGTGGTCATCAGCTTTCATTCGCTCGAAGACCGGATCGTCAAGCGATTCATGCAGGCGCACGCGAGCGCGCCGGCGGTGGACCGCCGCCTGCCGATCCGCGCCGTCGACCTGCCGAGCCCGCCGCTCAAGCTACTTGGGCGCGTGTTCGCGAGCGACGAGGAAGTCGCCGCGAACCCGCGCGCCCGCTCGGCCGTGATGCGCACCGCGGAGCGCGTCACGCCATGA
- the mraZ gene encoding division/cell wall cluster transcriptional repressor MraZ → MFQGASALTLDAKGRMSIPSRYREALQQQAEGRVTITKHPDGCLLLFPRPEWEVFRSKVAALPMDAHWWRRIFLGNASDVDVDSAGRVLVSPELRLAAGMEKEVMLLGMGSHFELWDAQTYAAKEQAAMAQGMPDALKNFTF, encoded by the coding sequence TTGTTCCAGGGGGCGTCGGCGCTGACACTCGATGCGAAAGGACGGATGTCGATTCCGTCTCGCTATCGGGAAGCGCTGCAACAACAGGCAGAAGGACGGGTGACGATCACCAAGCACCCGGACGGCTGCCTGTTGCTATTTCCGCGCCCCGAATGGGAAGTGTTCCGCTCGAAGGTCGCCGCCTTGCCGATGGATGCGCACTGGTGGCGCCGCATTTTTCTCGGTAATGCGTCCGACGTCGATGTCGACAGTGCGGGCCGCGTGCTCGTCTCACCTGAATTGCGTTTGGCGGCAGGAATGGAAAAGGAAGTCATGCTGCTCGGCATGGGTAGTCATTTTGAGTTGTGGGATGCGCAGACCTACGCCGCCAAGGAACAGGCGGCGATGGCCCAGGGCATGCCCGACGCCCTGAAAAATTTCACGTTCTGA
- the coq7 gene encoding 2-polyprenyl-3-methyl-6-methoxy-1,4-benzoquinone monooxygenase, translated as MTLDDLITEFDRGLRSLTGVSRMTRPMPQPSPVTIEVTPEGDAVPAGSELTAAERTHAAGLMRVNHVGEVCAQALYQAQKISARSPSLKAAFEQAAREEEDHLAWTSRRLEALDSRPSLLNPLWYAGALAIGFAAGRLGDKVSLGFMAETERQVEHHLDSHLDSLPPADLESRAVVEQMRADEISHAKSATDLGGVELPLPVRSLMRVASKVMTRTAYYI; from the coding sequence ATGACGCTAGATGACTTGATTACCGAATTCGACCGGGGCCTGCGCTCGCTCACCGGCGTGTCGCGCATGACGCGTCCGATGCCGCAGCCTTCGCCCGTTACCATCGAAGTGACGCCCGAGGGCGATGCCGTGCCAGCCGGCAGTGAACTCACGGCCGCCGAGCGCACGCATGCCGCTGGCCTCATGCGAGTGAATCATGTGGGCGAAGTGTGTGCCCAGGCGCTGTATCAGGCGCAAAAAATCTCTGCGCGCTCGCCGTCGCTCAAGGCTGCCTTCGAGCAGGCCGCGCGCGAAGAAGAGGATCACCTTGCGTGGACCTCTCGCCGTCTTGAGGCGCTCGACTCGCGTCCGAGCCTGCTCAATCCGCTTTGGTACGCTGGCGCGCTCGCGATCGGCTTCGCCGCCGGGCGCCTCGGCGACAAGGTGAGTCTCGGCTTCATGGCCGAAACCGAGCGCCAGGTCGAGCATCATCTCGACAGCCATCTCGACAGCCTGCCGCCCGCCGATCTCGAGTCGCGTGCGGTCGTCGAGCAGATGCGCGCCGACGAAATCTCGCACGCAAAATCGGCCACCGATCTGGGCGGAGTCGAACTGCCGCTGCCGGTGCGTTCGCTCATGCGTGTAGCATCGAAAGTCATGACGCGCACCGCCTATTACATCTGA